One part of the Candidatus Aquiluna sp. UB-MaderosW2red genome encodes these proteins:
- the pknB gene encoding Stk1 family PASTA domain-containing Ser/Thr kinase: MNENERLIAGRYRLGKLVGRGGMAEVFEGYDTRLGRTVAIKLLKSDLANDASFEAKFRQEAQASARMAHPTIVRVYDAGEEETIDENGSTKKTPFIVMEFVKGRLLRELIHDDEIEVSRSIKFVNGILTALEVSHRAGVVHRDIKPANVMIGDGDSIKVMDFGIARAVSDNSATQAATGGIIGTAQYFSPEQARGDAVDGRTDLYSTGVILYELLAGRPPFQGESAVSVAYQHVSEVAELPSKYNPQISSELDAVVMRAMAKDRDQRFQNAEEFREHLNAAVAGTKAAAALVPTTGSNVGSGDATELISRPRPIDTSPTSLLEGFETLPNEKVTTATNSTSKIGSGVIWGLGTGVAVILIGLLFWVMNLGGGGSPINPDTGIQVQSVEGSLYEDAFNTLTAQDLLVLRVYEKSESVPEGVVIRQEPAAGTSVLSKTPVTVYVSSGATEVTVPNVIGRTEADAVLQIEAQGLVVGTISVVGSATVPEGTVVASDPVTNQQLPVGSVVNLVLSDGTVSVPDVRNLDVLEARSILTAPAIGFTVSVEILDEASCTGRPGTVVLQQSIAPGDARQLQNIILYVECVGAVTPSPTPTPTVTGSPTPTPTATP, from the coding sequence TTGAACGAGAATGAAAGACTAATCGCCGGGCGCTATCGACTGGGTAAACTTGTTGGTCGCGGCGGCATGGCCGAGGTTTTTGAAGGATATGACACCCGCCTCGGGCGCACTGTCGCAATTAAATTGCTGAAATCCGACTTGGCCAATGATGCGAGCTTCGAAGCGAAGTTCCGCCAAGAGGCTCAAGCCTCCGCCCGCATGGCTCACCCGACCATTGTTCGCGTCTACGACGCTGGCGAAGAAGAGACGATAGACGAAAACGGCTCAACCAAAAAAACTCCATTCATAGTCATGGAATTTGTCAAAGGTCGTCTGCTGCGCGAACTGATTCACGATGACGAAATCGAGGTGAGCCGGAGCATCAAGTTTGTGAACGGAATTCTCACAGCCTTAGAGGTTTCCCACCGCGCCGGAGTTGTGCACCGTGACATCAAACCTGCCAACGTAATGATTGGCGATGGCGACAGCATCAAAGTGATGGACTTTGGTATCGCTCGGGCTGTCTCAGACAACTCAGCCACCCAAGCCGCCACCGGCGGCATCATCGGCACCGCGCAATATTTCTCACCCGAGCAAGCTCGTGGTGATGCGGTCGACGGTAGAACCGATTTGTATTCAACAGGTGTGATTCTTTATGAGCTGCTGGCTGGAAGGCCGCCATTCCAGGGGGAAAGCGCCGTATCGGTCGCCTACCAGCACGTATCTGAAGTGGCGGAACTGCCTTCAAAATACAATCCGCAAATTTCTTCAGAACTAGACGCCGTTGTGATGCGAGCCATGGCCAAAGATCGAGATCAACGCTTCCAAAACGCTGAGGAGTTCCGCGAACATCTAAACGCTGCGGTAGCGGGCACTAAAGCGGCGGCGGCACTGGTGCCAACCACCGGGTCAAATGTCGGTTCCGGCGATGCAACAGAGCTAATTAGCCGACCAAGGCCAATTGATACCTCACCCACCTCACTCTTGGAGGGCTTCGAGACGTTACCCAATGAGAAAGTAACTACCGCCACCAACTCGACCAGCAAGATTGGTTCGGGAGTTATTTGGGGCTTGGGCACCGGAGTTGCAGTTATCTTGATTGGGCTTTTGTTTTGGGTCATGAACCTTGGAGGCGGAGGTTCGCCGATCAACCCCGATACCGGTATCCAGGTGCAAAGCGTAGAGGGCTCTCTCTATGAGGACGCCTTCAACACCCTGACTGCTCAAGACCTTCTGGTCCTGAGGGTCTATGAGAAAAGTGAAAGCGTGCCCGAGGGCGTTGTAATTCGTCAAGAACCTGCTGCTGGGACCTCGGTCTTGAGTAAGACTCCGGTTACGGTTTATGTTTCCAGTGGCGCCACCGAGGTCACCGTGCCAAACGTGATTGGTCGCACAGAAGCCGATGCCGTGCTTCAAATAGAAGCCCAGGGTTTGGTGGTGGGAACAATTTCAGTGGTCGGCAGTGCGACCGTGCCCGAGGGCACTGTTGTAGCTTCCGATCCGGTTACCAATCAGCAGCTCCCAGTTGGTTCGGTAGTGAACCTAGTGCTTTCCGATGGAACGGTTTCCGTGCCGGATGTCAGAAATCTCGATGTCTTAGAGGCAAGATCAATTCTGACCGCGCCCGCGATTGGCTTCACGGTTTCGGTTGAGATTTTAGATGAAGCAAGCTGTACCGGGAGACCGGGAACGGTTGTGCTTCAGCAGTCAATTGCGCCTGGAGACGCCAGGCAGTTGCAGAACATAATCCTCTATGTCGAGTGTGTTGGGGCGGTTACGCCATCTCCGACCCCAACCCCGACCGTCACTGGATCCCCAACGCCAACCCCGACCGCTACACCCTAG
- a CDS encoding serine/threonine-protein kinase: MKPAVGQLYGDRYRLQLRIAIGGMGEVWQAEDELILRVVAIKILKQEYLADPAFLERFRSEARAAALVEHEGIANVFDYGEDTGAAYLVMELVPGESLSRLIEREKKLSEIRVLDIVAQTSRALAAAHARGLVHRDIKPGNLLITPDGKVKITDFGIARVGDQVPLTKTGQVMGTVQYLAPEQATGKASTPATDLYSLGVVAYEALSGRRPFTGENQMAIAMAHINEMPPALPESIDPRVQNLVLSCLAKKPTQRPESASSLAIRAEGLLKEKRRGVPAMTTAKGFGGEDSALTEIISTDTAELPRAPIVWPWIATLGLLGITAIVVIVAILSEPNISEMETPAPTAPVSPSPSASQTVEPVPTETEEVRPVLLLRSDIIGENLSVVTARLTELGMTVNAIPGESVPGNDPRARTVYAVSPTGNIEVGTVIDVTYFVEKVEEVPVVIPEPEPAPTDTPTEGEPANPDGSLDSGTTG, translated from the coding sequence GTGAAGCCGGCGGTAGGGCAGCTTTATGGCGATCGCTATCGCCTGCAATTGCGCATTGCAATTGGCGGCATGGGCGAGGTTTGGCAAGCGGAGGATGAGCTCATTCTGCGCGTCGTGGCGATCAAGATTCTCAAGCAGGAGTATTTGGCTGACCCGGCCTTTTTAGAGCGCTTTCGATCCGAGGCTAGGGCGGCCGCGCTGGTCGAACACGAGGGCATTGCCAACGTATTTGATTATGGCGAAGACACCGGTGCCGCGTATCTGGTGATGGAACTGGTGCCGGGTGAATCACTTTCTAGACTGATAGAAAGAGAGAAAAAGCTCAGCGAAATCAGGGTCTTAGACATAGTTGCGCAGACTTCGCGGGCGCTCGCTGCGGCCCACGCCAGGGGCCTTGTGCACAGAGATATCAAACCGGGAAATCTTTTGATCACACCCGATGGCAAAGTTAAGATCACTGATTTTGGCATTGCCCGAGTGGGGGATCAGGTGCCGCTCACTAAAACCGGCCAGGTGATGGGCACCGTGCAGTACTTAGCTCCCGAGCAAGCCACCGGCAAGGCCTCGACACCTGCTACTGATCTCTATTCGCTCGGGGTGGTAGCTTACGAGGCACTAAGTGGCAGAAGACCATTCACGGGTGAGAATCAGATGGCCATCGCTATGGCGCACATCAACGAGATGCCGCCCGCACTGCCCGAGTCCATAGACCCGAGAGTGCAAAACCTGGTGCTGAGCTGTTTAGCCAAAAAACCCACCCAACGACCCGAATCGGCCAGTTCTTTGGCGATTAGGGCGGAGGGTCTTTTGAAAGAAAAGCGCCGCGGCGTTCCCGCAATGACCACCGCTAAGGGTTTCGGCGGGGAAGATTCTGCACTGACCGAAATAATCAGCACCGACACCGCCGAGCTCCCTAGGGCTCCTATTGTTTGGCCTTGGATTGCAACTCTTGGGCTATTGGGTATAACCGCAATCGTGGTGATTGTCGCGATTCTTTCTGAGCCAAACATCTCCGAGATGGAGACCCCAGCCCCGACTGCACCGGTTTCACCAAGCCCGAGCGCTTCACAAACAGTTGAGCCGGTTCCAACTGAAACCGAAGAGGTTCGGCCAGTGCTGCTATTGCGCTCGGACATTATTGGGGAGAATCTATCGGTTGTTACAGCAAGGCTCACCGAGCTGGGAATGACGGTAAACGCCATTCCGGGTGAGTCGGTGCCGGGCAATGACCCGAGGGCCAGAACTGTATATGCGGTTTCCCCAACCGGCAACATTGAGGTAGGCACCGTGATCGATGTTACCTACTTCGTCGAAAAGGTTGAGGAAGTTCCCGTTGTGATTCCAGAACCAGAACCAGCACCAACCGATACGCCTACTGAAGGGGAACCGGCTAACCCCGACGGGTCCCTAGATTCGGGTACAACGGGTTAG
- a CDS encoding penicillin-binding protein 2, translating into MNRQVRRVGLALTIMFLALFAMASSIQVLRASSLYDDERNVRASYETYKTQRGPILVGGVPVVESIPVNDAYRFERAYSSVLYTPVIGYFSLFSGSEGIERSMNSYLSGQSSAQFFEQINALLDGKPVTGAAVELTLDPDVQRAAWDALGNRKGSVVAIEPATGRILAMVSKPTYDANNLATHLYGPVTKAYRGYMEDSDKPLINRAIAGDLYAPGSVFKLVVAAAALESGRYTATSSLPNLAEYVLPGTFTKIFNSTRKTCGEGDLVTLEYALIHSCNIPFAELAVQLGQDRIRAQAQLMGFGKELSIPMSVTPSIYPDDMDQAQTALSGFGQFDVRVTPLQMAMISAAIANQGVMMQPQLIDLVVASNLNVLSQPAPKVLSAPISRSTAGFLTRMMVDSVETGVAGRAGISQVAVAGKTGTAQNGPDDPYTLWFTGFAPAEAPRVAVAVVLEDGGGIGQSGTGNQLAAPIAKAVLEAVLSK; encoded by the coding sequence TTGAACCGACAGGTTAGAAGAGTCGGGCTGGCACTAACAATCATGTTCTTAGCGCTATTTGCCATGGCGAGCTCGATCCAGGTCCTAAGGGCAAGCTCGCTTTACGACGATGAGCGCAACGTGAGGGCTTCTTATGAAACCTATAAGACTCAGCGTGGCCCAATTTTGGTTGGTGGAGTGCCAGTGGTTGAGAGCATCCCGGTAAATGATGCCTACCGTTTCGAACGCGCATATTCTTCAGTGCTTTACACCCCGGTAATCGGGTATTTCAGCTTATTCTCGGGTTCCGAAGGCATTGAACGCTCGATGAATAGCTACCTGTCGGGCCAATCCTCAGCCCAGTTTTTTGAACAAATCAACGCTCTACTGGATGGCAAGCCGGTGACCGGGGCGGCGGTGGAGCTGACATTGGACCCCGATGTCCAGCGAGCTGCCTGGGATGCATTGGGAAATCGCAAGGGTTCTGTTGTCGCAATTGAGCCTGCCACCGGCAGGATTCTTGCGATGGTCTCGAAGCCAACCTACGACGCGAATAACCTGGCCACCCACCTCTATGGGCCGGTGACCAAGGCCTACCGAGGCTATATGGAAGATTCCGATAAACCGCTAATAAATCGGGCAATCGCGGGGGACCTGTATGCCCCGGGCTCGGTATTCAAACTCGTGGTCGCCGCTGCGGCTTTAGAATCTGGCAGATATACGGCCACCTCATCCTTGCCCAACCTCGCAGAATACGTGTTGCCAGGCACGTTTACCAAGATATTTAATTCCACGAGAAAGACCTGTGGCGAGGGTGACTTGGTCACCCTGGAATACGCCTTGATTCACTCTTGCAATATTCCGTTCGCAGAGCTAGCAGTTCAATTAGGCCAAGACCGAATCCGCGCCCAGGCGCAGCTAATGGGTTTTGGTAAGGAGCTCAGCATCCCAATGAGCGTGACTCCTTCGATTTATCCGGATGACATGGACCAGGCGCAAACTGCACTCAGTGGCTTTGGTCAATTCGATGTTCGAGTCACACCGCTTCAGATGGCAATGATTTCTGCGGCAATAGCCAACCAGGGCGTCATGATGCAACCGCAGCTGATTGACTTGGTCGTGGCAAGCAACCTAAACGTCCTGAGCCAACCAGCCCCGAAAGTGCTTTCCGCACCCATTTCTCGAAGCACAGCGGGCTTTTTAACCAGAATGATGGTTGATTCGGTAGAAACGGGCGTGGCGGGACGAGCGGGAATATCCCAGGTCGCGGTGGCCGGAAAAACCGGCACCGCTCAAAATGGGCCGGATGACCCTTACACCCTTTGGTTCACGGGTTTTGCTCCTGCCGAAGCTCCCCGAGTCGCAGTTGCAGTTGTCTTAGAAGATGGCGGTGGTATTGGCCAATCTGGCACCGGCAACCAGCTTGCAGCTCCCATTGCCAAAGCTGTTCTTGAGGCGGTGCTTTCCAAGTGA
- a CDS encoding FtsW/RodA/SpoVE family cell cycle protein, with product MSNLSLTSAIPKLLKAVPRSRNFEAVLLFWVAGISAFALAQVQLAVTQKLTIDMLYYWAPPALAAGLFHYILRKHAVSADGLILPLAYLLNSLGIAMIYRLDLAEIATGGSNLFGVRQIWLTCFAMLIGAVIVRVIPNHMILRKFPYIAGAAAVLLLLLPLAPVIGKTINGATLWVGVGGISFQPGELAKIFLAIFFAGYLVSRKDSLSEIGSRVAGFRVPRAKDLGPILLFWLASVGVLVAQRDLGSSILYFGLFLVMIYTATGRGFYVGAGLVMMVTGALVASRLFDYVGRRFDAWLDPLSSLNYSAAGGSYQIVQGLFGMANGDVIGAGLGGGFPQLIPLAESDFIFAALGEELGLAGIFAILSLFLLLVYRGLRVSNSHPDDFSKLLAIGLSFIIALQVFVVAGGVMGMLPLTGLTTPFLAAGGSSLLANWAIVALLLVISDSSSKKVVS from the coding sequence ATGAGTAACCTCTCGCTCACAAGCGCAATCCCAAAACTTCTCAAGGCAGTCCCGCGTTCTCGCAACTTCGAAGCCGTACTGCTTTTTTGGGTGGCAGGTATCTCGGCCTTTGCTCTTGCCCAGGTGCAATTAGCGGTCACTCAGAAACTCACCATTGACATGCTCTACTACTGGGCTCCGCCGGCTCTTGCAGCTGGGCTGTTCCACTACATACTGCGCAAGCACGCGGTTAGTGCCGATGGCCTGATTCTGCCTTTGGCATACCTTCTCAATAGCCTCGGAATAGCCATGATCTACCGCTTAGATTTGGCGGAGATTGCAACCGGCGGCTCAAATTTGTTTGGGGTTCGCCAAATCTGGCTCACCTGCTTTGCGATGCTGATCGGCGCCGTTATTGTCCGGGTGATTCCAAACCACATGATTTTGCGCAAGTTCCCCTACATAGCTGGTGCTGCCGCAGTCTTACTGCTTTTGTTGCCACTGGCTCCAGTAATTGGCAAAACTATTAATGGGGCGACGCTCTGGGTTGGAGTCGGGGGAATTAGTTTTCAGCCAGGCGAATTAGCGAAAATCTTTTTAGCCATCTTTTTCGCCGGTTATTTGGTTTCCCGCAAGGACTCGCTTTCAGAGATTGGCTCTCGAGTGGCAGGCTTTAGAGTTCCTCGCGCTAAGGATCTGGGCCCAATTTTGCTATTTTGGTTGGCTTCGGTTGGCGTGCTGGTTGCGCAACGAGACCTGGGTAGTTCGATTTTGTACTTCGGGCTGTTCCTGGTGATGATCTATACGGCTACCGGCCGGGGTTTTTATGTTGGTGCCGGGTTGGTGATGATGGTCACCGGTGCTCTTGTGGCATCAAGATTATTCGATTATGTCGGCAGAAGATTCGATGCTTGGCTGGACCCGCTTTCGAGCCTCAACTACAGCGCAGCCGGCGGCAGCTACCAAATCGTGCAGGGGTTATTTGGCATGGCCAATGGTGACGTGATTGGTGCCGGGCTAGGGGGCGGCTTTCCTCAGCTCATCCCGCTAGCCGAGTCCGATTTTATATTTGCAGCGCTCGGCGAAGAGCTCGGTCTGGCTGGTATTTTTGCTATTTTGTCCCTGTTTTTGCTGCTGGTTTATCGTGGTCTTAGAGTCTCCAACTCGCACCCCGACGACTTTTCAAAGCTTTTGGCAATTGGGCTCTCTTTCATTATCGCGCTGCAGGTTTTTGTTGTTGCCGGTGGCGTGATGGGGATGCTGCCGCTAACCGGTCTGACGACTCCATTTTTGGCAGCCGGTGGTTCATCACTTTTGGCCAACTGGGCGATAGTCGCACTTCTTCTTGTTATCTCTGATTCATCTTCTAAGAAGGTGGTGTCTTGA
- a CDS encoding PP2C family serine/threonine-protein phosphatase yields the protein MSVKTISYAASDIGKHRSSNQDSGYSGYQLFFVADGMGGHAGGDIASAIASQRIALTDSKYDSIEEAIDSLRNGVLEANSMLSATVAEHPELEGMGTTFSGVLFYGNQVIIAHIGDSRVYRASGGEVTQITKDHTFVQKLVDLGRITPAEALTHPRRSVLMRVLGDVSGEPEIDIAIYDTLPGDRWMVCSDGLCGVVPDEVMGRILASKIPTEEAAALLVGEALEFGAPDNVTVVIADVIRPSVKVEFEPSAQFVGSAASEVVIEERRGGKILRLFSPRNLLDLLQPAEDEARYAPESEELLNKILSETRRKIRWRGVRIIASWMLLAGIIAGIGFVAYQYTQTRYYVDTYQGQVTIFQGIRESLGPLSFSTPFVISDVSVSELSTFQQTLIERSISAESLADAERILAQLKESLNE from the coding sequence TTGAGTGTTAAAACAATTAGCTATGCAGCCAGCGATATCGGCAAACACCGAAGCTCCAATCAGGACTCTGGCTATTCGGGTTATCAGCTGTTTTTTGTGGCGGACGGCATGGGTGGTCACGCCGGTGGGGATATCGCTTCCGCGATTGCCTCCCAAAGAATTGCGCTGACCGATAGCAAGTACGACTCCATCGAAGAGGCGATTGATTCGCTGCGAAACGGCGTTCTTGAGGCAAACTCCATGCTCTCGGCAACCGTTGCAGAACATCCGGAGCTTGAAGGCATGGGAACCACTTTTTCCGGAGTGCTGTTTTATGGCAACCAAGTGATCATCGCTCACATCGGAGACTCACGGGTTTACCGAGCCTCAGGTGGCGAGGTTACCCAAATCACCAAAGACCACACTTTTGTGCAGAAGCTTGTTGACCTAGGGCGCATTACCCCCGCTGAAGCCCTGACCCACCCCAGAAGAAGTGTTTTGATGCGAGTGCTGGGAGATGTCTCAGGTGAGCCCGAGATTGATATAGCTATCTACGACACACTGCCCGGGGATCGCTGGATGGTATGTAGTGACGGGTTGTGCGGAGTGGTGCCAGATGAGGTGATGGGCAGGATTCTGGCCTCAAAGATTCCCACCGAAGAGGCCGCAGCCTTATTGGTTGGGGAGGCTCTTGAATTTGGAGCACCCGACAATGTGACCGTGGTGATTGCAGATGTCATAAGACCCTCGGTGAAAGTTGAATTTGAACCGAGTGCTCAGTTTGTTGGCTCCGCCGCCAGCGAGGTTGTTATCGAAGAGCGTCGTGGTGGCAAAATTCTTAGGTTGTTCTCACCAAGAAACCTTTTGGACCTTTTGCAGCCTGCAGAAGACGAGGCAAGGTACGCCCCGGAGTCGGAGGAACTTCTAAATAAGATCCTTTCGGAGACCAGGCGCAAGATTCGCTGGCGTGGGGTTCGCATAATCGCAAGCTGGATGCTTCTGGCCGGAATTATTGCCGGTATCGGTTTTGTGGCATATCAATACACTCAGACACGTTATTACGTGGATACCTACCAGGGCCAAGTGACGATTTTTCAGGGCATCCGCGAGTCTCTGGGGCCATTGAGCTTCTCGACCCCTTTTGTTATCAGCGATGTTTCGGTGAGCGAGCTCTCGACCTTTCAGCAGACCTTGATTGAGCGTTCAATTTCGGCAGAGTCCTTAGCGGATGCTGAGCGCATCTTGGCGCAGCTGAAAGAGAGTTTGAATGAGTAA
- a CDS encoding FHA domain-containing protein, giving the protein MSELALFLIRIGFVAVLWIFILSLLSVIRADLYGRRVMSKIARQNAPQLAGSVASLGIEDGEEFEPTHIAMITGRNAGSSLFIDGKKEVLVGRSSGSDLVINDEFASNMHAKFVHVGQDWVLQDLNSTNGTFLDGKKIGTPATIGPGMTIRIGTTTFELRA; this is encoded by the coding sequence GTGAGTGAGCTGGCACTATTTCTAATACGCATCGGGTTCGTTGCGGTGCTCTGGATCTTTATCCTGAGCTTGCTGTCAGTAATCCGGGCAGACCTCTACGGGCGCCGCGTGATGAGCAAGATTGCCAGGCAGAATGCTCCACAGTTAGCAGGTTCGGTGGCATCGCTCGGGATCGAAGATGGCGAAGAGTTTGAACCAACCCACATCGCCATGATTACCGGAAGAAATGCCGGCAGCTCCCTTTTCATTGATGGCAAAAAAGAAGTCTTGGTTGGTCGCAGCTCGGGCTCTGATCTAGTAATCAACGATGAATTCGCGTCGAACATGCACGCCAAGTTTGTGCACGTTGGTCAAGACTGGGTTTTACAAGATTTGAACTCCACCAACGGAACGTTTTTGGATGGCAAAAAAATCGGCACGCCGGCAACCATCGGCCCCGGTATGACCATCCGGATTGGCACCACAACCTTCGAGCTGAGGGCGTAG
- a CDS encoding FhaA domain-containing protein encodes MGFLEKAEERIEASVSGLFSRLSKAELQPVEITQAVRVAMDQAATATDSDRVLAPHRYLLLVCANDAERVTPAIIAAIRSEVARHATKQGYRLTGELELSLRVDSKIARGQIKVGAAKVETQVAWSPSVVFNGQRIELGVGKLTFGRDASADVMVEDRGLSRVHFEIAWTGDLAAIRDLGSTNGSFVDGVRISEIVLHSGSMITAGRTEFLFELSAKAVG; translated from the coding sequence ATGGGCTTTCTCGAAAAGGCAGAAGAGCGGATAGAAGCATCAGTCAGCGGACTGTTCTCCAGGCTCAGCAAAGCCGAACTGCAGCCGGTTGAGATTACTCAAGCGGTTCGGGTTGCTATGGATCAGGCCGCTACAGCGACTGATTCAGACCGAGTCTTGGCGCCTCATCGCTATCTTTTATTGGTTTGTGCCAACGACGCTGAGCGGGTGACTCCAGCAATTATTGCCGCCATCCGATCCGAGGTAGCAAGACATGCCACCAAGCAGGGGTATCGACTCACTGGTGAACTTGAGCTGTCTTTGAGAGTCGACTCCAAGATTGCCAGGGGTCAGATCAAGGTGGGCGCGGCAAAAGTCGAGACCCAAGTGGCTTGGTCTCCATCGGTTGTATTCAATGGCCAAAGAATTGAGCTCGGAGTCGGGAAGCTCACCTTCGGCAGAGACGCGAGCGCCGATGTCATGGTCGAAGATCGCGGGCTGTCTCGCGTTCACTTTGAAATTGCCTGGACCGGTGATCTGGCCGCAATTCGGGATCTTGGATCCACCAACGGAAGTTTTGTGGATGGCGTCAGGATTTCGGAGATTGTTTTGCACTCTGGAAGCATGATTACCGCGGGGCGCACCGAGTTCCTATTCGAGCTTTCGGCTAAGGCGGTTGGTTAG
- a CDS encoding trimeric intracellular cation channel family protein yields the protein MLINNFLIALEAIGVLAFALSGIIEAARKHFDVVGVVMVGAIAAFGGGTLRDVLLDRRPFFWVEQEVWVWVLLGVGVALPFFIKANHIALTERAILVPDAFGLGIFAAGGTHIALISGSTPMIAVLMGVITAVVGGVLRDVLVNEVPRAFHDHQPYAVLAFAGSWVVVLLSYLETPKSIDVLAGAGFIIVLRLLAIKFGWELKRFRFL from the coding sequence TTGCTAATTAATAATTTTCTGATAGCCCTCGAGGCAATTGGAGTTTTAGCGTTCGCTCTTTCGGGCATCATCGAAGCAGCTAGAAAGCACTTTGATGTTGTGGGTGTTGTGATGGTCGGGGCAATTGCCGCCTTTGGCGGAGGAACCCTGAGAGATGTCTTACTCGATCGCAGGCCCTTTTTCTGGGTGGAACAAGAGGTTTGGGTTTGGGTGCTCCTCGGTGTTGGGGTGGCACTCCCATTTTTTATTAAGGCCAACCACATCGCTCTAACTGAAAGGGCAATCCTGGTTCCAGATGCTTTCGGGCTTGGAATTTTCGCGGCCGGTGGAACCCACATCGCACTTATCTCTGGCTCAACCCCGATGATCGCGGTTTTGATGGGTGTTATAACCGCGGTTGTGGGTGGAGTCCTAAGAGATGTTTTGGTGAATGAAGTTCCGCGAGCGTTCCATGATCACCAGCCCTATGCAGTCCTGGCCTTTGCTGGTTCCTGGGTGGTTGTTCTTTTGAGCTACCTAGAAACCCCGAAGTCGATTGATGTGCTGGCGGGCGCAGGCTTCATAATCGTGCTTCGCTTACTTGCAATTAAGTTTGGCTGGGAGCTCAAGCGCTTCAGGTTTCTCTAA
- a CDS encoding rhodanese-related sulfurtransferase codes for MSLNKIILYYGFAPVRDPKAVMLWQRTLCTSLNLKGRILISEHGINGTLGGKMSALKTYAHATKEYAGFSKVDFKWASGKGDEFQKLSVKVKKELVAFTTPDEIEVDVAGIQNGGKHLKPHEVNELVASRGDEVVFFDGRNAFEAKIGKFKNAVVPDVQTTHDFIAELESGKYDHLKEKPIVTYCTGGIRCEILSAVMLNRGFQEVYQMEGGIVRYGEKYKDKGLWEGSLYVFDRRMNINFSKDAKTIGECERCEAPTSSYLDCAGLGCKDLVLLCDDCAQDSQNLACNKSHTRGKKLSRIS; via the coding sequence ATGTCACTCAACAAGATCATTCTTTATTACGGCTTTGCTCCAGTTCGTGACCCGAAAGCCGTGATGCTCTGGCAGAGAACCCTGTGCACCTCTTTGAACCTCAAGGGTCGAATCCTGATCTCTGAGCACGGTATCAACGGCACCCTGGGTGGGAAAATGAGCGCTCTAAAGACTTACGCCCACGCCACCAAGGAGTATGCGGGATTTTCCAAGGTCGACTTCAAGTGGGCCAGTGGTAAAGGCGATGAGTTCCAAAAACTCTCAGTCAAGGTGAAAAAGGAGCTTGTCGCGTTCACAACCCCCGATGAGATTGAGGTGGACGTAGCTGGTATTCAAAACGGCGGCAAGCACCTAAAGCCTCACGAAGTGAACGAGTTGGTGGCTAGTCGAGGCGATGAGGTGGTCTTTTTTGATGGCAGGAACGCCTTTGAGGCAAAGATTGGCAAATTCAAAAATGCGGTTGTACCGGATGTACAAACCACTCACGACTTTATCGCTGAGCTTGAATCGGGTAAGTACGACCACTTAAAGGAAAAGCCAATCGTCACATATTGCACGGGTGGCATCCGCTGCGAAATTTTGAGTGCCGTAATGCTGAATCGCGGCTTTCAAGAGGTCTATCAAATGGAAGGCGGCATAGTTCGCTACGGCGAAAAGTACAAAGACAAAGGCCTCTGGGAAGGCTCGCTATACGTCTTTGATAGGCGGATGAATATCAACTTTTCAAAAGATGCCAAGACTATCGGCGAGTGTGAGAGATGCGAAGCCCCGACCTCCAGTTATTTGGATTGTGCGGGGCTTGGATGCAAGGACCTGGTGCTGCTTTGCGATGACTGTGCGCAGGATTCACAAAACCTAGCTTGTAATAAATCCCACACCCGCGGCAAAAAGCTCTCGAGAATAAGTTAA